Below is a genomic region from Armatimonadota bacterium.
CTGACAGCGGGTACGGCAGACGCTCGATCTTGCCTCCACGCGCTACAAGACGCTGCGCCAGGCGTCCCAGGTCTCCTGCCAGCATGAATCGCGCAGGGCTGCGCATGAAGAAGGTCCACGCGCCCACGAGCATCCTGTCCCGCCAGGGCGCAAGCCCGGTTCGCACGGCCCGCGCCCGAAGCTCGACCAGCATCCCGGGCAGGTCAATCTTCACCGGGCAGACGTCGGCGCACGCCCGGCACAGTGTGGACGCGAACGGCAGGTCGCGGGCCCGCTCCATCCCCTCGTAGGCAGGTGTCAGCACGGCGCCTATCGGACCGGCATAGACCGACCCGTAGGCGTGACCGCCAGCGTGCCGGTAGACAGGGCACTCGTTCTGGCACGCGCCGCACCGGATGCACCGCAGCGCCGTGCGCAGGCCTGGGTCGGCCAGCAGGCGCCTCCGGCCGTTGTCCAGGATGACCAGATGCAGTTCCTCGGGACCGTCGGTCTCACCGGCCCGACGCGGCCCGGTGAGCAGCGACACGTAGACGCTTGCACGCTGGCCTGTGCCGCTGCGGGCGAGTATCCGGAGGAAGACGCTGAGGTCCGCCATTCGTGGCAGAACCTTCTCGATCCCCATCACGGCCACGTGGATGCGCGGCCGGGCGGTCGTGAGTCGGGCGTTGCCCTCGTTCTCGACGATCACCAGCGTGCCGCTCTCCGCTATGGCGAAGTTGACGCCGGTGATCCCCATCTCGGCCGCCAGGAACTCGGCGCGCAGCACCTCCCGCGCCACGCGGGCCAGCTCCTCAGGCCGCTCGTAGCGCGGGACGCCCAGCTTCCTGACAAAAAGGTCGGCGATCTCCTCTGTGGGCTTGTGGATCACGGGTGCAATCAGGTGGCTGGGCCTCTCGCCGGCCAGTTGCACCACGTACTCGCCCAGATCGGTCTCGACCACGCGGGCACCCGCCGCCTCCAGCGCCGCATTGAGGGAGATCTCCTCGGTGGTCATGGACTTGCTCTTCACGATCCGGCGCACTCCGCGCGAGCGGGCCAGGTCCGTGATGATCGCGCGCGCCTCCGCGGCGCCGGAGGCCCAGTGAACTGTGCCGCCGAGCGCGGAAACCTGCGACTCCAGTTGCCGCAGGTACGACTCCAAGTTCGCCAGCACGTGGTCCTTTATCCCGGCCGCGGTGCTGCGCAGGGATTCCCATTCGGGCAGTTCGGCCACGACGTCGGCCCGCGCCTTGCGGGACGCCGGCATGGCCTTGCCCATCTGGCGTTGCAGCGACGCGTCCCGCAGCGCCCGCTCGACGTTGCGGATCAGGTCGATCCGGGGCGGACGGTTCGTCATCACGATCCCGCCAGGATCTCTGCCAGGTGCAGCGCGCGCACGCGGCTGCCCCGGCGGGAGAGTCCACCGGAGATGTGCATCAGGCAGCTTACGTCCGTGGCCGTGACCACCTCGGCGCCGCTGGCCTCGATGTTGTCGAGCTTGACGGAGAGCATCGCGCCGGAGAGCG
It encodes:
- a CDS encoding iron-sulfur cluster-binding protein, yielding MTNRPPRIDLIRNVERALRDASLQRQMGKAMPASRKARADVVAELPEWESLRSTAAGIKDHVLANLESYLRQLESQVSALGGTVHWASGAAEARAIITDLARSRGVRRIVKSKSMTTEEISLNAALEAAGARVVETDLGEYVVQLAGERPSHLIAPVIHKPTEEIADLFVRKLGVPRYERPEELARVAREVLRAEFLAAEMGITGVNFAIAESGTLVIVENEGNARLTTARPRIHVAVMGIEKVLPRMADLSVFLRILARSGTGQRASVYVSLLTGPRRAGETDGPEELHLVILDNGRRRLLADPGLRTALRCIRCGACQNECPVYRHAGGHAYGSVYAGPIGAVLTPAYEGMERARDLPFASTLCRACADVCPVKIDLPGMLVELRARAVRTGLAPWRDRMLVGAWTFFMRSPARFMLAGDLGRLAQRLVARGGKIERLPYPLSGWTAHRAAPALASTPFRAWWKSRQGGPR